The Ipomoea triloba cultivar NCNSP0323 chromosome 4, ASM357664v1 DNA segment ATTAAACCACTCAATcagtgccaaagaccttgtggtcaagcggcatgaagtgactctcccaaatgggaggtcacacTCGGTCAGTGCCACATCACACCATTGAGGCGTTGTTTGCTTTTTAACTAGTGCAAGTTGGATGGttggaaaaaaatatagagcaaataccaattttggtcccacgactattaccaaaatgataattttggttgacatatttaatttctaccaattttagtcccacgattattgttttagtactaattttcatccacgactactATTTTAGTGTTAAAATTCATTCCGCCAGTCAcacatccgtttaaaacgtataaaaatctaaaattgttaagtgtattttcgtcattttcaacttaatagcCAATTTGAGCaagaataaatggatttaagtcctaagatcgatcaaaattcgtagtttttttcatcattttaccttaatttgtgGAGGAaaactgtgaattgtgatcaatcttagggcttaaatatCTTTATTAATGCTCAAATtaggatattgagttgaaaatgacgaaaatacctttaaaaattttagatttcggcacaTTTTAAAAGGATGGGTGATCGGCAcaatgaattttggcactaaaacagtagtcgtggatgaaaattggtactaaaacaataatcgtgggaccaaaattagtagaaattaaacatgtggatcaaaattgtcattttgctaatagtcgtgggattaaaattggtatttgctcaaaaTCTATATTAAAAGAAACTTGTCAATAATACTGGTAAATGGTAATAGGCGTTTGCTTTAAACGtgtcaatttttaatttgcatataataaattataagattttttaATAAGCATTTTGTTCAAACAccaaaatagaatttataattgaaatcaaatacttATCAATTGACATTttagtaaatataaaatttttgtgtaATATCTTCACTAAAAGGATTGTATGCAACGGATTAAAGTCAAAAATATTCGCAAAGTATAGTTTGTTGAAGTGCTCAGAAAGtgaattttcaaactttatgtgAAActtaaaaaaactattttagAAATAGATAATGATATTAATGTCATTCTCCTACGGAGtatttagttattaattattattattattattattattactagtatttttgcccgtgccATTGCACGGAATATATTTgtcataatattttaagaatatttgaatcgatatacaattatataaattataacatcgaatattatatagcacaattgatgaaattggttggattgattatgtttcctTGCTTGagttagagcaaataattgttcaattacctatgcgatgcatggataaattttttttattatatatttaaataataaacataaagatgaaattataaaaaaattctaatattgaacatgtacatttatttgattataagattagtgcaaaagtattactcaattaattgaataatatatgacttgtttgtctacaattatcttaaaaagatcgatatgtaatatgacttatgtaattatattattactaaaataaatatggaaaaaatgagaaatactttaattataattattataaaaataaattcaacgaccaatgtttaacttaattatcataataattattaggtaataattattagtcaattacactaatatatgtgcaattatacttttataccttaagtatatacTTTTTCACCaaatcacatttaattttttcttcccctccatatttgaatgaattaatttttttttgagaattgaatgaattaattttaattaatataaaaaaatctaacaacccatgtttaattaatttttttaaagtttaaataatttaattttttaaaaaggaaagtgtgattaatttttttaaattttaaataattttcagtcaattattaatattattttccttttccaatttgcctaattttcatttctttttctattaggatttttttatattttcaatcaattagtaaaatcggttttcttttccattttatctttattattgtttggaCGGATATTTCACAAAaggtgattttatttttattaatagtagattagtagtatagataagtattcgaattattattactggtgtaaataataataaataaattgtttttttctaataaaattacgtagaatttgtttccattattctcacaattataatggtttaattattcttagaatttggtaaataaaattttgttaccaatcaaaacttattaattttttaatcaattaattaataatattagtttgtgcgggaaagttgaacgggaggattttacttttattaatagtgttggtacgtgaatatagaaacaatattaccaattatagatattagttaatttctattttacaattttttttaccaaataagctttattaactatttgaccaataaaatatttaattaattgactacaaaaatttgtccggaaaaatgaaataggaggattttaattttatatataatatagattattattattattattattattattattattattattattattattattattattattattattattaagtgaaTTTAGCTTAAAGTATTGTCAAATGTAAAAAGAGTgaaatttggtaaaatttttacaaaaatttaattggaaaagcttattttaaaatttataatttaatttaagttataaataaagtgattttaaataatatattattttaatctatCCATATAGCATTTTGccgaatttttatttatttttgctaataagtttattattttacaaaaataacgTTCTTTGTACCTCTctcattaatatttaatttttcttaattcaTTTTTCACATGAAGAattatctaaaattttaattttttaaaaatgtattttttttttaaaaaaataacataactACATAGTATCTTTCAAAGaataaattatgtaaaatttattaGAAACACACATACGTATCGCTAACACACACATAGAGGATTGATTTCATGTGAGAAGAGGTTTTGTTATGAGCGATGTGAATAAATATTAGATGTCCATTCACTActcaaaatcttcaattttctgatcACTTTTTCAATCACCTACAAAACTGATCtgaaaaagtgatttttttttaaaaaaattcgacGAAGATTTAAATTGGACGGAAAATGAtggaaattccgaccacttCTGATGTGTGGTCGGAAATTTTTTTCGCccatttaaaattgtttaaattagtCTTTTTTTTCGACCACCAATTGGTtggatataatattatatatatatatatatatatatatatatatatatatatatatatatatatatagagttaggatcatataagatcacttgcttaggtaagatcgtgagatcgtATCCTATCCATTAAATCTTATATTTTAACGATTGAGATCAAATATGCCGTGGCCCTTGTTTTTAATTGCTGTAgggatattttagtatttttatttaggctaaagtgtcatcccgcaccatgaaccataagcCATTTGTCATGCTGCACCCTGGACTTTTATAAGTGACTATTCGAGTcacaaaccaatttttttttccacctaGTCTGTTTAGCCAGTTTCCCTGTTGCCTAGGTGACATGGCAGCGGTAAAAGTGTGATGTGGCATTGTTCCTCCTTATTTCCAGTATTAATATAGAACACATTTGTCATTCACCTTCTATACAGTTCTCGATTTCACAGCTCTGGGTGCACAGCGAGTTGCTCCGGCCGACGACGCAATCAGACACTACCATTTCCTCCGGCGAGAAGCTATTCTTGGATGAAACACTCAGCGGTGAAGATGTCATCTTCCTGGAATACATCTCGAGTGAGAGTAAACATGGATTATGAACCTAGTATTTATTGTAATTGTGGGTTGAAAGCTCCTATTTGCACAAGTAGAGAGTCGGGAAAGCAATTCTTTGGGTGTCAAAGATGGAAGGTAAGAGCTTTGTCATCTTCTGaatgaattttgattttgaattgaTAAAGTTAGGGTTTTCTAAAAtttgtaggttttttttttcgtaaTTGAATTGTGTAGGATGGGAATGGATGTGGCTTTTTCCTTTGGAAGGATCAAAATGCAAGGAGGTGCTAAAGTGAGCAAGAAGACCTAAAGAATCTAGTGGTGTCTTTGAGGAGTGAATTTGAAGGTGTGAGAGCACTCATTTTAAATGAGTATAGtgcaatgaaaaaagaaaatcaattgttaAGGATGAAAtgtttttttatgttaattgtaattgtGGTGATGCTTTTAGCCAAAAATTGTAGTTAGAAAATGTAAAACGTTGTTAAGGTTGTAATGAAATGTTCCAAGTTTGCTGTTTCACTTTCCAGTAGCCATTTCCAGTAGCCATTTACTGTCTAAATGTGTTGTTTGGTTTTAGTCCACTTGACTGCCAGATTGTTTGGCATAATTTGTTTCAATTTGACTGCTTAAACATACACAGTTCACTGCTAAACTGACATACAAACTTAACATACAAACTACCAAACTTAACATACAAACTGCCAAAGTTCAGCTCAATTTGACTGCTTCAACTTAACATACAAAGTGACATATACATTGTCAAAAACTGTCAATAAGTTGTTGGTCAAATATACAAACTGTCCTACAAACTTAACTGTCAATAAGTTTTGCCAAAAATTGTCATACAAACTTAACTGTCAAATATAGCACAATACCAACATAATTCAGCAGCCATTTTAGTAGCAAAAAAACTGCCAAGGACAGTAGCAAAACACATACAATAATCAGTAGCTAACAAAACAAACTACAAGTACTCTAATTATTCAATCTGCTAGCATCTTCAAGAGTGCTTTCTTGAGTTCCAACAATGTTTTCTTCAGCTCCTCTGGCTCTAACAGTAGCAGGCCTAGATGCTCCTACTTGGCTTGACAAAGTTGGACAAAATATTTTGTTGTGCCCTTTCTCCTTGCACAGTTGACAGGTCATTACTCTTCCTTTCCTTGACAGCTTTCTAACCTCTGTACTCAATTTGTTCTTGTCTTTGTTCTTTTCATCATCTTGaagctttctttttttctttggcCTTCCAGTCATCTTCCTTGGGACTGGAGCATGGATCTCATCTCCTTCAGTTTTTGGCCAAAACATTTCTCCATTGATTGGCTCTATGACATGCTCGTAGGTCTTCAAGTACTTATCCTTACTATACCACTCATGAATGTACTCATCTGGTTGATGGCCCTTGTGAAATATAACACAAATGGAATGAGAGCATGGCAACCCTGTCAACTGCCATAATCTACAAGAACAAGTCCTCATCTCTAAATTCACCTTGAATTGAAATCTTCCTTTTTTGACTTCATATCCATCAGCTCCATTATAAACAACTTCCCACTCTGCACTTCCAAGTATGTTCTCATTCAATTTCTTCATCACAAATGGCCCATAATTCCCACTCCATCTACCAGCAATTGTCTTCTTTCTTCCCACCCTGCACTAAATGAAACTCACACCCCTTTCCAAGGCATTCAACCCTAACATATTTTAACCCATTCTTTTTCCAAAATAAGTCTCTCTTTGTGTGTAGAGCATATGAAATCATAGCAAGCTTAAATTGCACATTGTCATCAAAGTACATACCTAATTCAATAAAAGGTGGATCTGATTTAGGGTTGTACTTAGGGTGTTTATCGTTGTACTTTGATTGCACCTCAACCCCATCCTCATTCTCCAAATCTGCTTCAACTGTTGGAGGATCTTGTGAATCATAATACACTGAATCTGCATCATCTCCTAAGGGATTTTCATCTGGTAGCACATAAGGTGGTATTAGTACATCATCTACTCTACCTTTTGTTTTTCTCTTCAGCACCCTTTTCCTTTCTATGTGCTCACTGTCACTTGTTAAGTGCTCACTGCCACTAGTAATGTGCTCACTTCCAATGCTTAAATCAGTATCCTGCTCACTGTAATAATCACTCCCTAGTCCAGAATATGCTTTTGCCTCCTCACCTCCAAAATCATCCCCTGGTTCTGCCTCCTCACCTCCAAAATCATCCCCTGGTTCTGCCTCCTCACCTCCATAATCAACCCCTAGTTCTTCCTCCTCACCCCTAAAATCAGCTTCTAGTTCTGCTTCTAGTTCTGCTTCTAGTTCTGCTTCCTCACCCCCTATGTTAGCCTCTACTTCATTCCCCTCATCCCTAGCTTGATCTACACTACCCCTTTCAGGCCCAGGTAAAGATAAAGCACCCACCTCAGGCTCATCTATCCCATGTTCTACATAAATCTCACACCttttattttcacttgcaaTCTGAGCTAAGTGGAGACTAGTAGCATCATTATGAAGTACTTTTAAAGCCGTAAATGGTTCTGTGGTCAACTTATAAGTCAGTGAGGATATTTTCCCATATCTTTGGTCTTTTATATACTTAACTAGGTGGGGATAACATATTAAGTCAGGGTCCAAGTGCACTACTTCAGTCTCACCATTCACATATGTAAGCATAgggttttgcataaaatttccACCATGATGAATAATTAGTTCCACACTTTCACACATcctggaaaaaaaatcaatgcatatttaaacataaaagtAACACCACACCACACTGTCTCACTTTATACACACAATGCAGTATACCAGGACCACTACATCACATTCAAATATTTTGGCACAAAGCAAAAGACATACAGCAGGCAACAGGACCCACTACATCACTTTAATCAAATACAGCGGACAGTAGGACCACACCACATCAAAATCAATGCAAAATCTATACTTTAATCAAAGCAAAACCAGGACCACAACACATCATATTCAAAGCCTTTTCACAGCATATTCGCATATACTTCTCAATTACCAAATTCCTACACTATTCGCATATATAGTCCTACGTACGTTACTCGTCCTTCGCATAAATTCCAAATGCCTTCGTTCGTGCTCCGTCTTCCGTCCAATGGTTCGTCCACTGCCTCGTTGCGCTTAGGAATTTAGGGTTTCAGTCGTCGGAGGCTTGGCGTCCTTCCACTGGTTCGTCCTTAATTCAACGCGATTACGGGATTTAGAGTGGGAGGAGAAATTGAAATTAGGGTTAGCTTTGTGTATCATATTTGGGTTTAATTGAAGGAGTTGATGAATGCCTGCCACCTCAACTAATTTTAACACGTCAAGAAGTAAACACATCCACATCAGCATCGTATAACCTGTTACCTAAACGAAACTGGCTAAACAGACTAGgtggaaaaaaaattggtttgtgAATCGAATAGTCACTTATAAAAGTCCAGGGTGCGACATGACAAATGgcttatggttcatggtgcgggatggcACTTTagctttttatttatgttttaatgtGTTTAGATTTTGGTAAG contains these protein-coding regions:
- the LOC116015954 gene encoding uncharacterized protein LOC116015954, which produces MCESVELIIHHGGNFMQNPMLTYVNGETEVVHLDPDLICYPHLVKYIKDQRYGKISSLTYKLTTEPFTALKVLHNDATSLHLAQIASENKRCEIYVEHGIDEPEVGALSLPGPERGSVDQARDEGNEVEANIGGEEAELEAELEAELEADFRGEEEELGVDYGGEEAEPGDDFGGEEAEPGDDFGGEEAKAYSGLGSDYYSEQDTDLSIGSEHITSGSEHLTSDSEHIERKRVLKRKTKGRVDDVLIPPYVLPDENPLGDDADSVYYDSQDPPTVEADLENEDGVEVQSKYNDKHPKYNPKSDPPFIELGMVGRKKTIAGRWSGNYGPFVMKKLNENILGSAEWEVVYNGADGYEVKKGRFQFKVNLEMRTCSCRLWQLTGLPCSHSICVIFHKGHQPDEYIHEWYSKDKYLKTYEHVIEPINGEMFWPKTEGDEIHAPVPRKMTGRPKKKRKLQDDEKNKDKNKLSTEVRKLSRKGRVMTCQLCKEKGHNKIFCPTLSSQVGASRPATVRARGAEENIVGTQESTLEDASRLNN